Proteins found in one Pseudomonas marvdashtae genomic segment:
- a CDS encoding TerB N-terminal domain-containing protein translates to MARKKAKNSTSNGILIIFALAVGAVASIPKNAWIAIGVIACVAAVFWLLVRRSRRHAEKLSVAISDTEHLREHQRSGLTFSMREVSGRHMGAEETSDFYTVQLGSEPSKSFKIPNARTQKSDARWVPAGESVTASGFTVPGGMFYMGSVLGDRHDAEEPSLINPKLRIAKTHVDLEERLMSYWPSFHSITSEARRGYLQWLEGGRRYPLADTGYVFLYFYGLERRALVDAVGDPGVKAELPLIVEEVRRLLSIYGENRSFRGYAEGFLDYLSNTKIDPELYLGPPPNVVAYSYEMPLPLRVGLGQFASNKRPLDADWALAWTLADPNISKRTPVTRCKDVFSRLFKLKYTSAHPKGLVLAQNKTKLKTSYRPASAVLMAPTLSLGDLPDVLATSGTRKSLQLLVELCTTELEPYSRYLGRNPDSAEALEGLLQLPVALWPTAARTELDELQLRIGDDLIVMSFGELAGRFKSAGALSRDKVLALARALESLHIGIEPDVLAGSKTPKAEDQIALFVTQPEDGALRASAAYNAASVTLDLASAVASADGDTSTEEVTLLAQHIDSWNHLSVAHRKRLKAHLRIQIQQPPTLASLKKKLDPLTVEAKRTIASFLAHLAQADGIVSPLEVKLLERVYKALQLDSQLLYSDLHGATSGASIASVKPKAGIPRSEPGTPITAAANQGFVLDHERIAELQRETAEVSALLAKVFTEDQVDEPEQLVNVAESVQESSANIDGLDLEHSAFLRLLISRPEWSRSELEAAASDMELMLDGALEQINDMAFERFDMPVTEGDDPVEINTDILEELAL, encoded by the coding sequence ATGGCAAGGAAGAAAGCAAAAAACTCCACAAGTAACGGCATCCTCATCATTTTCGCTCTGGCCGTCGGCGCAGTCGCATCCATCCCGAAAAATGCTTGGATCGCCATTGGTGTTATTGCTTGCGTTGCCGCGGTTTTTTGGCTGCTGGTTCGTCGCTCAAGGCGCCATGCAGAGAAATTGTCAGTGGCCATTTCGGATACGGAACATCTGCGAGAGCATCAACGATCTGGCCTCACTTTCTCTATGCGCGAGGTATCAGGGCGCCATATGGGCGCTGAGGAAACCTCAGATTTTTACACTGTCCAACTCGGCTCAGAACCTTCAAAGTCCTTCAAAATTCCAAATGCGAGAACGCAAAAATCTGATGCTCGCTGGGTGCCAGCAGGTGAATCAGTCACCGCTTCCGGTTTTACAGTTCCCGGTGGCATGTTCTATATGGGCAGCGTGCTAGGTGACCGGCACGATGCCGAAGAACCCTCACTGATTAACCCCAAGCTCCGTATCGCAAAGACACACGTCGATCTAGAAGAACGGCTGATGTCCTATTGGCCCAGTTTCCACTCCATCACGTCAGAGGCTCGCCGTGGATACCTTCAATGGCTGGAGGGTGGTCGTCGTTACCCACTGGCAGACACCGGCTACGTCTTTCTGTATTTCTATGGTCTGGAACGTCGAGCACTCGTTGACGCAGTGGGTGACCCGGGCGTCAAGGCTGAGCTTCCTTTGATCGTCGAAGAAGTCCGACGCCTATTGAGTATCTACGGGGAAAATAGGTCGTTCAGGGGATATGCGGAAGGTTTTCTGGATTACCTGAGCAACACCAAGATCGATCCAGAACTTTACCTTGGCCCACCTCCCAACGTTGTCGCCTATAGCTACGAGATGCCACTGCCACTGCGCGTAGGTCTGGGGCAATTCGCCTCCAACAAGCGCCCTCTTGATGCCGATTGGGCATTAGCCTGGACGCTAGCTGATCCCAACATCAGCAAACGCACGCCCGTGACTCGCTGCAAGGATGTCTTTTCGAGACTGTTCAAGCTTAAGTACACAAGCGCCCATCCTAAGGGTCTTGTCCTGGCGCAGAACAAGACCAAACTTAAAACCAGCTATAGGCCGGCCTCCGCGGTCTTAATGGCCCCCACGCTTAGCTTGGGTGACCTTCCTGATGTCCTGGCCACGTCAGGTACACGAAAAAGCCTGCAGTTGCTGGTTGAGCTATGCACTACCGAGCTTGAACCCTACAGCCGATATTTGGGCCGCAACCCTGATAGCGCAGAAGCTCTCGAAGGTCTTCTGCAGCTTCCCGTCGCTCTCTGGCCGACGGCAGCCCGTACAGAATTGGACGAGCTTCAGCTCAGAATTGGCGACGACCTGATTGTCATGAGCTTTGGCGAACTCGCAGGCCGGTTCAAGAGCGCCGGCGCCCTGTCCCGAGACAAAGTACTTGCACTTGCCCGCGCACTCGAATCGCTTCACATCGGTATTGAACCCGACGTACTGGCTGGCAGTAAGACACCGAAGGCAGAGGATCAAATCGCGCTGTTCGTGACTCAACCAGAAGACGGGGCACTGCGAGCATCTGCAGCTTACAATGCTGCTTCGGTGACGCTCGACCTTGCTAGTGCTGTGGCTTCTGCCGATGGTGATACCTCCACTGAGGAAGTTACGCTGCTTGCTCAACACATCGACTCCTGGAATCACCTGAGTGTGGCCCATCGCAAACGCCTTAAAGCACACCTGCGAATCCAGATCCAGCAACCACCAACGCTGGCCAGCCTGAAGAAAAAACTCGACCCATTAACGGTCGAAGCCAAACGCACGATTGCCAGCTTTCTGGCCCATCTGGCGCAAGCTGATGGCATCGTCAGCCCATTGGAAGTGAAACTTCTTGAGCGCGTTTACAAGGCCCTGCAGCTAGACAGTCAGCTGCTGTACAGCGATCTCCACGGTGCTACATCTGGAGCAAGTATTGCCTCCGTAAAACCAAAAGCCGGCATTCCTCGTTCCGAGCCTGGTACCCCGATCACTGCCGCCGCGAATCAAGGGTTCGTGCTTGATCACGAGCGCATTGCAGAACTGCAACGAGAAACCGCAGAGGTTTCCGCCCTCCTTGCCAAAGTCTTCACCGAGGACCAGGTTGACGAACCGGAACAGTTGGTCAATGTGGCAGAATCAGTACAAGAATCGAGTGCAAACATTGATGGTCTCGATTTAGAACACTCTGCATTCCTTCGGTTGCTGATCTCACGCCCTGAGTGGAGCCGCTCCGAACTTGAAGCTGCCGCAAGCGACATGGAGCTGATGCTCGATGGTGCCCTGGAACAAATTAACGACATGGCTTTTGAACGTTTCGACATGCCCGTCACTGAGGGTGATGACCCTGTCGAGATTAATACGGACATTCTGGAAGAGTTAGCCCTATGA
- a CDS encoding DEAD/DEAH box helicase, with product MNLPPSHSESSGFDQLESRIQRWVWAEGWTSLRDAQEWAVPVLVDADQDVIIAAATAAGKTEAAFLPILTNLLNRDDPPGSVLYISPLKALINDQWDRLSRLCEQLEIPVVAWHGDISSSKKHRFLKSPEGVLLITPESLEALFVNRGSSLGGVFQHLRYIVVDELHAFIGSERGKQLQSLMHRVELVAGHRLPRVGLSATLGDMKMASEFLRPGNADGVTVIESKSSNQTLQVQVRGYIQPPMSELKKKPVKLSDQAENEDETENEASPDFAIADHLYKVLRGSNNLIFPNSRSQVEWYADQLRRRCEKDGVPNEFWPHHGSLSKDLREQAEHALKAGTQAASAICTTTLELGIDIGSIKTVVQIGAPPSVASLRQRLGRSGRRPGEKATLRVYCKESPLRDGSSLSDQLRQGLVQTIAMVRLLAKGWFEPPRAQGIHASTLVQQCLSVIAQCGGASAADLWKSLIAEGAFPKVEKPDFVKLLKALGEHELIVQDSSGLLLPGTVGERLINHYEFYSAFTSDEEFRLVCDGRALGSVPVSRPLTKDQRIILGGRRWQVRDVDLQAKVIIVSAARGGAPPQFDGLGAMVHDNVRQEMRAVLADTLPCPFIDQGAQELLDEARKTFVSLGLGKRYIVESGGKCYLMSWLGDHANDALRLLLNHVGLSCDNAGLAIEVDADIGRTQMALKEVGSLDAADLDSILSEVENMLREKWDWALPQSLLIKSFASISLDISTAILFAQSHSVENKRKKLRCIDPMLDAENTAMLPRWADDE from the coding sequence ATGAACTTGCCACCTTCACACTCTGAGTCATCGGGTTTCGATCAACTTGAATCCCGAATCCAGCGATGGGTTTGGGCGGAAGGCTGGACTTCCTTGCGCGACGCCCAGGAATGGGCGGTACCTGTTCTGGTGGACGCCGATCAGGATGTCATCATCGCCGCAGCAACAGCGGCAGGCAAAACCGAGGCTGCTTTTCTTCCCATACTCACCAATTTGCTGAATCGTGATGATCCACCCGGTTCGGTGCTGTATATCAGCCCGCTCAAGGCCCTGATCAACGACCAGTGGGACAGGTTAAGCCGTCTTTGTGAGCAGCTTGAGATTCCCGTAGTGGCTTGGCACGGAGACATCTCCTCAAGCAAAAAGCATCGCTTTTTGAAGTCCCCTGAGGGGGTGCTTCTGATCACTCCTGAATCCCTTGAAGCCCTGTTCGTCAACCGCGGTTCAAGTCTTGGCGGGGTGTTCCAGCACCTGCGTTATATCGTCGTGGATGAGCTGCATGCGTTCATCGGTAGCGAACGAGGCAAGCAACTTCAGTCGCTAATGCATCGGGTAGAACTTGTTGCCGGCCACCGTCTCCCTAGAGTCGGGCTCTCAGCCACCCTCGGCGATATGAAGATGGCGTCGGAGTTTTTGCGTCCGGGAAATGCCGATGGCGTTACCGTCATTGAATCAAAAAGCTCCAACCAGACTCTCCAGGTGCAAGTTCGTGGTTACATTCAGCCACCCATGAGCGAGCTCAAGAAGAAGCCCGTAAAGCTCTCTGACCAGGCGGAAAATGAAGACGAGACAGAGAACGAGGCAAGCCCAGACTTCGCGATCGCTGATCATCTTTACAAGGTGTTACGCGGCAGTAACAACCTGATTTTCCCAAACAGCCGGTCTCAGGTTGAATGGTACGCAGATCAACTGCGACGGCGCTGCGAGAAAGACGGCGTGCCTAACGAATTCTGGCCTCATCACGGTAGCCTTTCGAAGGACTTACGTGAGCAAGCAGAGCATGCTCTCAAGGCAGGGACTCAAGCAGCATCCGCGATTTGCACCACGACGCTTGAGCTCGGCATAGACATCGGCAGCATCAAAACAGTCGTGCAGATTGGTGCCCCACCATCGGTGGCGAGTCTGCGACAACGTCTAGGGCGATCGGGAAGGCGCCCAGGAGAAAAAGCAACGCTGCGCGTTTACTGCAAGGAATCGCCACTCAGAGATGGATCGAGCCTCTCGGATCAACTGCGCCAAGGCTTGGTTCAAACCATTGCCATGGTTCGACTGCTGGCCAAGGGGTGGTTTGAACCTCCCAGGGCTCAAGGCATTCACGCGTCCACCCTCGTTCAACAATGTCTTTCAGTGATTGCCCAGTGCGGCGGTGCATCTGCTGCAGATCTCTGGAAAAGTTTGATTGCTGAGGGAGCATTTCCAAAAGTTGAGAAACCAGACTTTGTGAAGTTGCTCAAGGCGCTCGGCGAGCACGAGCTCATTGTTCAGGACAGCTCAGGGTTGCTTCTCCCTGGGACGGTTGGAGAGCGATTGATCAACCACTATGAGTTCTACAGCGCATTCACCAGCGACGAAGAATTTCGCCTTGTATGCGATGGTAGGGCACTGGGATCTGTGCCGGTAAGCCGTCCACTGACCAAGGATCAGCGCATTATTTTGGGAGGCCGGAGGTGGCAGGTTCGTGATGTTGATCTCCAGGCCAAAGTCATCATCGTTTCAGCAGCACGCGGTGGCGCCCCTCCTCAGTTCGATGGTCTGGGTGCGATGGTGCATGACAACGTACGCCAAGAAATGCGAGCCGTCTTGGCAGACACACTCCCCTGCCCCTTTATTGATCAAGGGGCTCAAGAGCTTCTCGACGAGGCTCGAAAGACATTTGTTTCGCTGGGACTTGGTAAGCGCTACATAGTTGAGTCGGGCGGTAAGTGTTATCTGATGAGCTGGCTAGGTGATCATGCCAACGATGCACTGCGCTTGTTACTCAATCATGTCGGCCTTTCTTGTGATAACGCAGGCCTTGCCATTGAGGTTGACGCCGACATCGGTCGAACCCAAATGGCACTGAAGGAAGTCGGAAGCCTGGATGCTGCTGATCTAGATTCGATACTTTCGGAGGTGGAAAACATGCTGCGCGAAAAGTGGGATTGGGCACTGCCGCAATCCTTGCTGATAAAGTCGTTTGCTTCCATATCGCTCGATATCTCGACCGCAATTCTTTTTGCACAGAGTCATTCCGTGGAAAATAAGCGGAAGAAACTGCGCTGCATTGATCCGATGCTAGACGCAGAAAACACTGCGATGCTTCCCCGCTGGGCTGATGATGAGTAA
- a CDS encoding ATP-binding protein yields the protein MSTIRAKDRDAVIQSLRAGVVPRVGQHLIQVGRVGELDALIKDVNRLVESGSAFRVVIGEYGAGKTFFLNLVRAIAMERKLVTMHADLNPDRRLHATGGQARSLYSELAKNMSTRTKPDGGAMQGIVEKFISQAKTEAKAAGTDSETVIRAHLAELTEMVNGFDFAEVIAAYCRGFEEGNEQLKADAIRWLRGEFTTKTDARAALGVRTIIDDASVYDQLKLLSRFVRLAGFGGLMICLDELVNLYKLANTQARNANYEQILRILNDSLQGSSEGLGFVLGGTPEFLMDTRRGLFSYPALQSRLAENSFAKSGLVDLSGPVIRLTSLTPEDFYVLLQKLRHVYAGGDVEKYLLPDEALPLFMAHCNQRLGEAYFRTPRTTITAFINLLAILEQNPGADWRMLLGAVEVARDSGGEDDTKVDADDELATFTL from the coding sequence ATGAGCACTATCAGAGCCAAGGATCGCGATGCGGTCATCCAGTCGCTACGCGCAGGCGTCGTTCCTCGCGTGGGCCAACACCTGATTCAGGTTGGCCGGGTAGGCGAACTAGATGCACTGATTAAGGACGTCAATCGCCTGGTTGAAAGTGGATCGGCATTTCGAGTCGTCATTGGCGAGTACGGTGCGGGCAAGACATTCTTTCTGAACCTGGTACGAGCCATTGCCATGGAGCGCAAGCTTGTCACCATGCATGCCGACTTGAACCCAGATCGCAGATTACATGCCACGGGTGGACAAGCACGTTCGCTTTACTCCGAGTTGGCTAAAAATATGTCGACGCGTACGAAGCCCGACGGTGGGGCTATGCAAGGCATTGTTGAGAAATTCATCTCTCAGGCCAAAACCGAAGCCAAGGCGGCGGGTACGGACAGCGAGACTGTTATTCGTGCTCACTTGGCCGAGCTGACCGAGATGGTTAACGGGTTTGATTTTGCGGAGGTAATTGCCGCCTATTGCCGAGGTTTCGAAGAAGGCAACGAGCAGCTCAAGGCCGACGCCATCCGTTGGTTACGTGGAGAGTTCACTACTAAGACTGATGCCCGAGCAGCCTTGGGCGTACGAACCATCATTGATGATGCCTCCGTCTACGATCAGCTCAAGCTCCTGTCGAGATTCGTCAGACTTGCAGGTTTTGGCGGTCTGATGATCTGCCTCGACGAACTGGTCAACCTCTACAAACTGGCCAATACCCAAGCTCGTAATGCCAATTACGAACAGATCCTCCGTATCCTCAACGACTCTCTGCAGGGATCGTCCGAAGGGCTTGGTTTCGTTTTAGGTGGCACTCCTGAGTTTTTGATGGACACTCGTCGGGGGCTATTCAGCTACCCTGCCCTGCAATCTCGATTGGCCGAGAACTCGTTTGCAAAATCAGGATTGGTGGATCTGTCGGGGCCGGTCATTCGCCTGACCAGCCTGACCCCGGAAGACTTCTACGTGCTGCTTCAGAAGCTTCGTCACGTATACGCTGGCGGGGATGTCGAAAAATACTTACTACCTGACGAAGCGCTCCCCTTGTTCATGGCGCATTGTAATCAGCGCCTGGGAGAAGCTTACTTCCGCACGCCACGTACCACGATCACAGCGTTCATCAACCTGCTCGCCATCTTGGAGCAAAACCCGGGCGCCGATTGGCGAATGCTGCTTGGAGCCGTCGAGGTCGCCAGGGACTCAGGCGGCGAAGACGATACCAAAGTCGATGCGGACGATGAACTTGCCACCTTCACACTCTGA